Within the Beduinella massiliensis genome, the region TGCGGACCTGCTCTCTACCGCGGCATTTCTTCTTCCCTACGAGGAGAGCCGCGCGCTGATCGAAGGTCTGGATGGCGTCGAGGCGCTCTGGGTTATGCCGGATGAAAGCATCGTCATGACGGTCGGCGCGCAGGCGCTCGCACGTTCTTAACAATCCCTCATACATGGAAAAACCCCCGCACAGCGCAAATTGCCAGGCGCCGTGCGGGGGTTTTTCCAACACAATCGGGTGTAAAACGCGTTACCGGTGATACAGCTTTTTGGTCTCGTACCGTGCCTCGCACGTGAGATTGATCTTGAGCTTGCGGAAGATCGACGCATCCACGCTCGAAAGAATGACGGAAGAATGCGCCTCGCATCCATCGAGCCGTGGCAGGCATTTGAGCGCCGCAGCCGCGCGCTCGTCGCTCGCCGCACTGATGGAAAGGGCGATCAGCACCTCGTCCATGTGCAGCCGCGGGTTGTGGTTGCCGAGGTATTGCACCTTGAGCGCCTGCACCGGCTCGATGACTGCGGCGCTGATGAGGTGCACTGAATCGGGGATGCCCGCCAGCGCCTTGAGCGCGTTGAGCAGCAGCGCCGACGACGCGCCGAGCAGCTCCTTGGTCTTTCCGGTTACGATGCGCCCATCCGGAAGCTGCAGCGCCGCGGCGGGCGCGTCCGTCTTCTTCGCGACGCTCTGCGCAGAGGGCACTACCGCTCTGTCCTTTGCTTCGATATGCTCCTGATTCATCAGCAGCTCGATCTTGTAAACCGCCTCGGCATCGCCCGTTCCCTGGCGCTGCGCGCACAGCGCCTCATAATACCGGCGGATGATCTCCTGACGCGAGGCCTCGCAGACGACCTCGTCGTCCACGATGCAGTTGCCAACCATGTTGACGCCCATGTCCGTGGGCGATTTATAGGGAGATTCGCCGTAAATCTTCTGAAAAATCGCATTCAGAACGGGAAAAATCTCCACATCCCGGTTATAGTTCACCGCGATGCTGTCGTAGGCCTGAAGGTGGAAAGGATCGATCATATTGACGTCGTTGAGATCCGCCGTCGCCGCCTCATAGGCCAGATTGACGGGATGCTTGAGCGGCAGGTTCCAGATCGGGAAGGTCTCAAACTTCGCATAGCCCGCCTTGATTCCGCGCTTGTGCTCATGATAGAGCTGCGAAAGGCAGGTCGCCATCTTGCCGCTTCCAGGTCCCGGCGCCGTGACGACGATCAGGGAGCGCTCCGTCTCAATGTACTCATTTTTGCCATATCCCTGCTCGCTGACGATCACCGGGATGTTGGAAGGGTAACCCTCGATCACGTAATGGCGAAAGACCTTGATGCCCAGCGAGCGCAGCCGTTTGCGGAACGCATCCGCGGCGCTCTGCCCCTTGTACTGCGTAATGACCACGCTGCCCACGTACAATCCGATCTCCCGGAAGGCGTCGATCAGGCGCAGCACGTCCACGTCGTAGGTGATGCCAAGGTCGCCGCGCCGCTTGTTGCTGTCGATCGCCGCCGCGCTGATAGCGATGACGATCTCCGCCTGATCCTTCAGCTTGAGCAGCATGTTCACCTTGCTGTCCGGCTTAAAGCCCGGCAGCACGCGCGCCGCATGGTAATCGTCAAATAGCTTGCCGCCGAATTCCAGATACAGCTTGCCGCCGAATTCCGAGATTCGCCGCCTGATCTGTTCCGACTGCATGGCGATGTACTTGTCGTTGTCAAATCCGATCCTGGACAAACCGATTCCTCCTCTTTGTCCCATAGCCTGCCGCTTCATTCCATTCGACTATTATGCCATATCCGCCCCTTACCGGCAATCCATTTGCGAAAAAATGCGATGGATTTTTCCGCAGCCGCTTCCCCAGCCGAACGTTGCTTTCGCGGCGGTTTAAACCCGCAAGGGTTCCCTGCATACGTCCAGCAGACCGTCAAAGCCGTCCAGCGCATAGGTCGCAAGGCCGCATTTCACCGCGTCGCCCATGGCCGCGCTGTCGAATCCACCGGCAATCGCCGCCTCGATGCCCGCCTTCGCATCCTCAACGACGAGACATTCCGCCGGCGCAAGCGACAAATACTGCGCCGCCTTTAAAAACACCTCCGGGTCCGGCTTGGAGCGGGTGATGTTGTTCCCGTCCGAAACCGCGTCAAAGAAACCCTCCAGCCCGATGCGTGAAAGGATAAACTGTGTATTTCTGGAGGAAGACCCGATCGCGAGCGCAAAGCCGCGCTCCCGAAGGATCGGCAGCGTCTTTCGCACCGCCTCCGGCAGATCCGCAGGCGTCATATCGGAGAGCAGGCGTTTATAGATTTCGTTCTTTTCCGTCGCCAGCTCAACCTTTTGCGCGTCGGTCAGCACGCCGTCATAGCGCTCCAAAATGATTTCAAGGCTTTCCATGCGCGACACGCCGCGCAGC harbors:
- a CDS encoding DUF1846 domain-containing protein — its product is MSRIGFDNDKYIAMQSEQIRRRISEFGGKLYLEFGGKLFDDYHAARVLPGFKPDSKVNMLLKLKDQAEIVIAISAAAIDSNKRRGDLGITYDVDVLRLIDAFREIGLYVGSVVITQYKGQSAADAFRKRLRSLGIKVFRHYVIEGYPSNIPVIVSEQGYGKNEYIETERSLIVVTAPGPGSGKMATCLSQLYHEHKRGIKAGYAKFETFPIWNLPLKHPVNLAYEAATADLNDVNMIDPFHLQAYDSIAVNYNRDVEIFPVLNAIFQKIYGESPYKSPTDMGVNMVGNCIVDDEVVCEASRQEIIRRYYEALCAQRQGTGDAEAVYKIELLMNQEHIEAKDRAVVPSAQSVAKKTDAPAAALQLPDGRIVTGKTKELLGASSALLLNALKALAGIPDSVHLISAAVIEPVQALKVQYLGNHNPRLHMDEVLIALSISAASDERAAAALKCLPRLDGCEAHSSVILSSVDASIFRKLKINLTCEARYETKKLYHR
- the pgmB gene encoding beta-phosphoglucomutase, producing the protein MERQYRGILFDLDGVICYTDQYHYRAWKTVADRLDIYFDEAINNRLRGVSRMESLEIILERYDGVLTDAQKVELATEKNEIYKRLLSDMTPADLPEAVRKTLPILRERGFALAIGSSSRNTQFILSRIGLEGFFDAVSDGNNITRSKPDPEVFLKAAQYLSLAPAECLVVEDAKAGIEAAIAGGFDSAAMGDAVKCGLATYALDGFDGLLDVCREPLRV